Genomic DNA from Longimicrobium sp.:
GGATCAGGGCGGTGTTGAGCGAGGCCAGGAAGACGGGGATGCACGCCAGCGTGTAGGTGGTGAGCGCCATGTCCTGCCCGGACACGAGAAGCTTGGACATCTGCCCGGACCAGCGCGAGAAGAACTCGGACTCGGAGCCCGTGGCCTTGAGCGTCTCGATGCTCTGCAGCCCGCCCATGGACACCCCCATCAGCCGCGAGCGCTCCTGCAGCAGCCGCTGGTTGAGGTCCACCCGCCGGCGCGACATGTACTGGAGCGCCGCCAGGTTGAGCACCGCCGTGCCCACGCCGATGGCGGTCAGCAGCACGTCGTACTGCACCATCAGCACGGCGTAGAAGGCGATGAGGAAGATGTCCAGCATCGTGGTGGCCATCTCCGTGGAGAGGAGGCGGGCCACGCGGTCGTTGATGGCCACGCGGGTGGCGAGGTCGCCCGCGAAGCGCTGCGAGAAGAAGGAGTAGGGGAGCCTGAGGACGTGCCATACGAACTGCCCGGAGGTCTTCAGCGCCACCTTGGTTTCCAGCCGCAGGAGGTAGTGCTCCTGCAGCCACACCAGGAAAGCCTGCACCAGCGCGGTCGCGGCCATCAGCATCAGCAGCGGCGTCACCCACCCGTAGAGGCTGCGGACGATGACGCTGTCCACGAACACCCGGGAGAAGGTGGGCACCACCAGGCCGGGGATGACCAGGGCGAGCCCGGTGAGCACCACGAAGAGGAGCCCCGCCGACGTGCCCCGCATCCGCGGGACCAGGGCGCCGGCCATGGTGTGCCGCCGGCCGCCGCGCTGGAAGCCGGGGCCCGGCTCGAAGGCCAGCGCCACCCCGGTGAAGGAGCTGTTGAACTCCTCGTCGGTCACCGTGGTGGAGCCGGCTGCGGGGTCGTTCAGGTGCACCACCCCCTTGCCGAACCCTTCCAGCACCACGAAGTGGTTGAGGTTCCAGTGCAGCACCATGGGCATGCGCATGGCGCGCAGCTCGCCGGGCTCCTTCTTGTAGCCCCGGGCCACCAGCCCGTAGCCGCGCGCGGCCTGCAGGAGGTAGCTGGCCTTGCTCCCGTCGCGCGAGATGCCGCACGCGACCCTCAGCTCCTCCAGCGGCACGTAGCGGCCGAAGTGGGCGAGGATCATGGCCAGCGAGGCCGCGCCGCACTCCACCGCCTCCATCTGCAGCACGGTGGCCACGCGCACCCGCTTTCCGCTTCCCGCCTCCGGGCCGGCGACCGGGGCCTTCAGCAGCAGCTGCATGAGGCCCTCCCCCGGGGTGCGGGCGTGTGTCCGCCGCGCGCGCGCCTCATCGCTCGAGCCACTGGCGCAGCTGCGGAAGGACCAGCGCCACGGGGGGCTGCTCGGTCACGGTGATGGAGGCCGCGGCCAGCGTTCCGCTCTCGATGCGGCTGGCCGGCCCGCGCGACGAGGTCCACCGGTAGTTGCTGGGGGTGGAAGGGTCCACCATCAGGTCCGCGTGCACCTCGTAGGGCGAGGCTCCGCCGAAGAGCTCCTCCACGAGCTTGTCGTTCTTGAGCACGCGCCGGATCCCCATGGGGGTGGCGGGAAAGTCGGACACGAAGGTCACCGTGCCCAGCATCATCCCGAACTCCTCCTTGCGCACCGTGGAGGGGGCGATGTTGATCCTCATCCCCGGCTTCACCATCTTCCCGTAGATGGAGGGAACGAAGAGCACCGCCACCAGGTCCTTGATGTCGCTCCCGCGCAGGTCCAGGCTCAGCAGCGGCTCGCCGCGCTCCACCACCTTCCCCGGCTCGGTCATGATCTCCAGGATGCGCCCCGTGTAGGGCGTGGTCACCTGGGTGCGGGCGCGGATGTCGCGCTCCAGGCGCGCCACCTCGGCTTCGGTGTCGCGGATCTTGGACTCGCTGTTGCGGATGGCTTCCCGCGCGTCGTTCTCCACCTCCAGCTCCTTCACCTGCAGCTGGGCCAGCTCGCTGCGGCTCACCCGGATCTTCTCGCGCGCGGCGTCCAGCTGCTGCTGGGTCACCAGGAGCGTGGCCCGGGTGAGGAGCCCCTGCTCCACCAGCCGGTTCTGCGAGGCGATGCGCTCCTGGAGGGGCCCAAGGTTGGCCTCGGCCGCCCGGATGGAGGCATCCAGGGCGGCCTTCTGGGCACGCAGGCTCTCGCCCTCCAGCCCGGCGTCGCGCCGGGTGAAGCCCACCAGCGCCTGGTGCTCGTCGTGCAGCACCTTGAGGCGCGCCTTGGCGACCTGGATCTCTTCAAAGAGCTCCGGCTGGGCCAGCCACCCCACCACCTGCCCGGCCGTCACGCTGTCGCCCACGTCCACGGAGATGTCGGTGACGCGCCCGGGGGCGGGGGTGACCACCTCCAGCACCCCCCCGCTCCGCACCAGGATGCCGCGCCCCTCCACCTTGTCCGCCACGCTCCCGGTGAACCCCCATCCCACGGCGCACGCCAGAAGCACCGCCATCCCGCTCAGCGCGATCCACCCGCGCGGGTGGGTGGCGTGCATGATCTGGTCGAGCTGCTCCGGCGAGGATAGGCGCTCGACGGAGGCTTTGCGGAACAAATGTTTCTTCATCGGGCCTTTGTCTCCCGGATTGCGGTGCCCGCTCACGGGGGTGTGATGAGCGAGCCGGGGGGAACCACGGTGCGTCCCTCCCTGTCCATCTCGGCCAGCGAGCCCGTCTCGAACCGCAGGGTGGCCACCGCCACCGCGTAGCGGAACCTCGCCGACACCTCGCCGAGGCGGGCCTCGTTGAGCCCTCCCTCGGCCAGGATCACGTCCAGGAGGGTGGCGGCGCCCAGGCGATACTTGGTGTGCTCGTTGTCCACGGCGGTGCGGTACAGCTCCACGGCGCGGGAGCTCTCGGCCACCCCCTGTGCCTCGCGGCGCAGCGCCTCGGCCGACGCCCGCACCCCCGACGTGATGCGCCGCGCCAGGTCGGCGGCGGCCACGCGCTCCTCGTCCTCCAGCGCGCGGCGCTGCACGAAGAGGCCCTGCGCCTCGGCGTTGGCCACGGGGAGGCGGTACTCCAGCGCCACGGTGGCGATGGGCCCGGGAACGTGCTGGTAAAGGGGGGCCACGAAGCCGCGGGCGTCGCCCGCGCTGGCCAGGCCGTTGTAGCCCACGGTGGTGGAAAGGTCCAGCCGTGGGCGGCGGCTCCCGCGGGCCGCGGCGCTCAGCACCCCGGCTGCCTGCACCCGGTGGGCGCGGGACGCCAGGTCGGCGCGGTGCGCCAGGGCGCGCTCCACCAGCCGGTCCACCTCGGCGGGGCCGGGCTCCCAGGGGGCCGCCGCGGGGAAGGGGGTGGTCGCGGGGGGAAGGAGGTGGATGGCTTCGCCCTCCACCCCGATCGAGATCCCCAGCTCGCGCCGGGCCTCCACCACCCGCTGCTCGGCCGCGATGCGGTTGCGGCGGCGGATGGCCGCGGTGGCCTGGAGCTGGTTGAGGTCCGAGGCCGGGCGCTCGTCCGCCTTCACCAGCTGCTCCATCTCGCCCGTCAGCCGCTCCGCGCGCTCCTCGGAGTTGCGGTACACCTCCAGCTCCTGCTGCGCCGCCAGGTAGCTCCAGTAGGCGCGGACGGTTTCCAGCACGCCGGCGGCGGTCACGTAGCGCAGCTCTTCGCGCAGCGAGCGGTGGGTGATCTCGGCCGTGCGCTCGGGCGCGGCGGAGATGGATCCCCACCGGTCGCGGGCCAGCGGCATGGTGAAGCGCAGCCGCACGCTGGCGGCGCTGCTGGGAACGGGGGTGAGCGAGCGGTCTGCCGTGCGGGTGACGGCCACCTCCGGCTGCACCTGGATCCCCGAGCGCAGCAGCCGGCTGGCCCCCAGGGTGTAGGCGGTGCGGTGCGCCGACACGGCGGCGCCGGGGATGATGCCGCCCTCGCCGATGGTGGGCTCCTTCTGGTAGCTGTCGTCCGCGGCGAGGCGCAGCTGGGTGTCGAAGGGGGCGCTCGCGGCGATCCGCGCCCCCGACGCCCCCTCGGCTCTCAGCCGCCCCACCTGGATGGAGGGGCTCTGCACCAGGGTGGCCTCCACCGCCCGCTGCAGCGAGAGGCCGGCGGGCTCCTGCGCCGCCGCGCCCGGGGCCGCGGCCAGCGCCACCAGCGCCACCCACCCCATCACCCCGGAGGGGGCGGAGCGTACGGGGCCTGCGGCGGAGGGTTCTTCCGGGGCGGTGGCGCGCGACTGCTCGTACATCAGATCACACCAGGGGTGAGGGCGCGGCTGGAGCTGCCCGCGGAGGTTTTCTTCTGTGGGCACATGGCGGGGGTGCCCGCCACGGCTCGTCCGGTGGCCGCCCCGCCGCGCCGGTTGCTCCCGGCATGGGCGTTTTGGCCGCCTGCACTCATCTGGAGCAGTCCGCACCATAATGGTGCAGGGCTCCCCCGGAGCGGCTCTGCCGGCAGGGTGAGATCAGCGTCATGCAGCAGATCCCAACGGGGCGGGAGAGCCGTCTAGAGCTGCCCGCGGAGGCCTTCTTCCATGGGCATACGGCCGAGCGCCTGCAACGCCTCGTCCGGAGCGATCCAGACGCGGCTGAGGCCGCCCACCACGTTGTTGAGCTCCGCGTCGGAGAGCTCGTCTTCGTCTGGCGGGCTGAACGCTCCCGCCGGCGGCCGCCCCGCCGCGTCGAATGTCATCGGCATGCCGGGTCCCGCCCTCCTACCAGGGTGTTCCGTCGCCCCCCGCCACCTCGTCCAGCTCGTCGTCCGAAAGCTCGTCCCGTTCCCCCTCCAGGTCGGGGAGCACCACCAGCAGGTCCAGACCCGGGTCCTTCTCGATGAACCTCACCCGGAACGCCGGCGTCAGGTTCACCCCGAACGTCTCGAAGATGGCCGAATAAGGGTCGGCCACCAGGCGCGCGCGAAAAGCGCGATCCACCGTGGCGCGCTGAACTACGCGCTCGAGAAGCTCGTTGCGAGGGTCTTGGGCCATGTTGCCACCAGAGGACGGAGGACTTGCGTCGGCAGGAAAATCCTGCGTTATTGCTGTCCGCAAAACAGGTGCCAGGTGCGTCCGTGCGCTGGCCCGAAGAGACCCTTCGCCCTCTCCTGATTCCGCCCCCCAGAAGGCGCGCTACGCGCGGGCGCGGCTCTGTGCGGGGTGGAAGCCGTGCTCCACCACCAGGTAGATCTTGGCGCTTAATTGACCTTCGTCATCCAGCGTGATCTTGGCGTGGTTGATTCTGCGGCGCACGAGGCTTTCCCACAGCTGGTGCCCGAAGCGGTGCGGCGCGTACCCCGGCCACCCCTCCAGCGCGGCCCGGCGCCCGGGGTCGCAGAGCCCCGCCTCCACCAGGTGGTCGAGGAAGGCGGCTTCGGCGATGCGGCCGCGCATCTGCTCCGGGCGGGAGCAGGGATACTCCAGCCCCACCACGGGGAGCACCGTGCCGCCCACGTCCAGGTGCACGAGCCCGGGGGAGTGGCGGGGGGCCCCGGGGCGGAAGCGGGCCAGCTCGCCCATGGCCCGCCGCAGCGGGGCGGGCGGGCCCGGCCACTCCACCCCGCGAAGGTAGCGGGGCAGTGCGTGCCGGTCCAGCCCCGCCAGGCAGAGCCGCAGCTGGTGCTCGCCGCGGGGGAGGAGGAGCCCCACGTAGGGGAGGGCGGCCCCCGCGGGAAGCTCCCCCAGGCAGCGCCGCAGCGTCGCCAGGATCGCCGGGGGAACGCCGTCGGTGAAGAGGGGGCGGAGGGCGGCGCGCGCGAGCCGCTCGTACTCCCCGGCGCCGCGGGGGCGCAGGAGCTCCGTCCACTCCACGAAGACGCCGGGTGGGGGAAGGGCGGTGTCGTCGCCCGCCGGGAGGTCGAATTCCAGCCACAGCGCGGCCACTTCGCGGAAGAGGGGCGAGCCGGGGTCCGCCCACTCCCGGCAGAGCGCGGCGAGCCGGGCCCAGCGCGGGTCCGCGTGGATCGCGGGGTCCGGGTGCAGAACGGGGTTCAGCCCCGCCAGGATGTCTCTCCCCTCCGGCCCTACGCGCACGATCAGGTCGGTGCGGTGCGCGGGGCCGGTGAGGCGGCACTCCAGGTACATGCAGGTGGAGAGCGGGGCTGGAAGGCGCTCGCCCAGACCCAGGAGGCGTGCGAGCGCCCCGGGGGGAACGAGCGTTTCCGGGAGGTAGGGCTCCACCGGGCGGAGGGTGGAGGCCAGCGTCCAGGGGGAGTGCGCGGGATTCACGCTTCCCCCGCGCGGCACACGGCGGGCGGGGGAGCGCACATCTGTTCCGGCGGGCGTGCCCCGCGGCTCGCGGCCCGCCGGGCACGGGCGGCACTCCTCAACTCCATGATCGGGGCCATCTTCCCCATCCTTGGCGGGTGTGGGCGGGGCGTCCGGGAGCCCTGGAGGGGGTGCGATCCGGCATCACGCAAGCCGCAATTTCGTGATGCAAACGGCATGCTACCTGCATCGCCTGTCGGGAGCCGCATGTTTGCGACAACCGCCCGTATCTAGATCCGAAGCAAGTCCTATTAAGAGCGAAAAGCAGCTTCTCCCGATCCGTGCGATCTGGGGAACTGCCTGAAGTCCACTGCCCCGCCGGGGTATCCTTTTCCCCCGGCGGACACACCCTGAGCGCGCGCACATCCGGCTGCGATCGCGCGCCGGCCTATCCACAGCATCTGGTCCCGTAGCCGAAGCGACGCTGAACCCGGCCCGAGCCGGGCCTTCCTGATCCCCTCGCCAACCGCGGTGGTTATGTCCGAAATCACGATCCTGGAGCCGGTGGAAAACTCGACGTACGAGCCGGCGGAGAACGATTCTGCAAGCTTCGCCACCTCCGTACCATGGGATTTGACGACTATCAGAGCGGAATGGGAGGAGCGCGTGGCGGTCTCCTCCGCGGACGCCGCGCTCACCTACGCGGAGCTGCACGCGGCCGCGGACCAGCTGGCGGTGCGGCTGCGGCGGCTGGGGGTGGGGCCCGAGGTGCGGGTGGGGATCTGCCTGGAACGGTCGGTGGAGCTGGTGGTGGCGGTGCTCGGCGTGTGGAAGGCGGGGGGCGCCTACCTCCCCCTGGACCCCGGCTACCCGGCCGACCGCCTCGCCTACATCCTGGCCGACAGCGGGGCCGGGGTGGTGGTGACCACGGGCGCGCTGGAGGGCCGGCTTCCCGCGGCGCCGGGAGTCACGCGGGTGCGGCTGGACGAGCCGGGGGCGGACGGCGCGGCGCAGCCAGCCGTGCAGCCGGCCCCGGAGCAGCTGGCGTACGTCATCTACACCTCCGGCTCCACGGGGCGCCCCAAGGGGGTGGGGGTCACCCACCGCGCGCTCGCCAACCACATGCGGTGGATGCAGGACGCGCTGCCGCTGGGGGCGGACGACCGGGTGCTGCAGAAGACCCCCTTCGGCTTCGACGCCTCGGTGTGGGAGATCGTGGCACCGCTGCTGGCCGGCGCGCGCCTGGTGCTGGCCCGCCCCGGCGGCGAGCGCGACCCGGAGTACCTGGTGAGCACCATCGCCGCGGAGTCGGTCACCGTGCTGCAGGTGGTGCCCTCGCTTCTCCGCGCGCTTCTGGAGTGCCGGGGGCTGGAGCGGTGCGGGAGCCTGCGGCGGCTCCTCTCCGGCGGCGAGCTGCTGCCGGCGGCGCTGGCCGCGGCGGCACGGGAGCGGCTGGCCGGGGTGGAGGTGGTGAACCTGTACGGGCCCACCGAGGTGTGCATCGACGCCACCTGGCACCGCGTGACGGGGGCGGAGGAAGGGGAGGGGATCCCCATCGGCCGCCCCGTGACGGGGGTGCGCGCCTACGCGCTGGACGCGGCGCTGCGCCCCGTGGGCGAGAAGGTGCCGGGGGAGCTGTACCTGGGCGGGGCGCAGGTGGCGCGCGGCTACCTGGGGCGGGCGGGGCTCACCGCCGACCGCTTCGTGCCGGACCCGTACGCGGCCGAGCCGGGGGCGCGCATGTACCGCACGGGCGACCGGGTGCGGTGGCGGGCGGGGGGCGAGCTGGACTTCCTGGGGCGCGTGGACGACCAGGTCAAGCTGCGCGGCTTCCGCATGGAGCTGGGCGAGGTGGAGGCGGCGCTGGCGCGGCAGCCGGGGGTGCGGGCGGCCGCGGCGGCGGTGCGCGGCGCGGGGGCGGAGCAGCGCCTGGTGGGCTACGTGGTGGCGGAGGCGGGTGCCTCGGCGTCCGCGCTGCGAGAAGCGGTGGGGCGCGAGCTTCCGGAGTACATGGTGCCCCAGGCCGTGATGCTGCTGGAGCGCCTCCCCCTTTCGCCCAACGGCAAGCTGGACCGCCAGGCCCTTCCGGAGCCCGAGTTCACGGGCGACGCCGGGCGCTACCAGGCGCCGCGCACCGCCACCGAAAGGGCTCTGGCCGGGCCCTGGGGAGAGGTGCTGGGGGTGGAGCGCGTGGGGGTGCACGACAGCTTCTTCGACCTGGGCGGCCACTCGCTGCTGGCCATGCAGGTGGCCTCGCGCATCCGCGACGAGCTGGGGATCGAGCTTCCGCTGCACGCGCTGTTCACCACCCCCACCATCGCCGGGCTGGCGGAGCAGCTGGACGCGGGGGCCATCCGCATGGAGCCGCGCCTTCCCGCCATCGTCCCCGCCCCGCGCGATGGGCCGGCGCCGCTCTCCT
This window encodes:
- a CDS encoding NHLP leader peptide family RiPP precursor; translation: MAQDPRNELLERVVQRATVDRAFRARLVADPYSAIFETFGVNLTPAFRVRFIEKDPGLDLLVVLPDLEGERDELSDDELDEVAGGDGTPW
- a CDS encoding TolC family protein — its product is MYEQSRATAPEEPSAAGPVRSAPSGVMGWVALVALAAAPGAAAQEPAGLSLQRAVEATLVQSPSIQVGRLRAEGASGARIAASAPFDTQLRLAADDSYQKEPTIGEGGIIPGAAVSAHRTAYTLGASRLLRSGIQVQPEVAVTRTADRSLTPVPSSAASVRLRFTMPLARDRWGSISAAPERTAEITHRSLREELRYVTAAGVLETVRAYWSYLAAQQELEVYRNSEERAERLTGEMEQLVKADERPASDLNQLQATAAIRRRNRIAAEQRVVEARRELGISIGVEGEAIHLLPPATTPFPAAAPWEPGPAEVDRLVERALAHRADLASRAHRVQAAGVLSAAARGSRRPRLDLSTTVGYNGLASAGDARGFVAPLYQHVPGPIATVALEYRLPVANAEAQGLFVQRRALEDEERVAAADLARRITSGVRASAEALRREAQGVAESSRAVELYRTAVDNEHTKYRLGAATLLDVILAEGGLNEARLGEVSARFRYAVAVATLRFETGSLAEMDREGRTVVPPGSLITPP
- a CDS encoding NHLP family bacteriocin export ABC transporter peptidase/permease/ATPase subunit codes for the protein MQLLLKAPVAGPEAGSGKRVRVATVLQMEAVECGAASLAMILAHFGRYVPLEELRVACGISRDGSKASYLLQAARGYGLVARGYKKEPGELRAMRMPMVLHWNLNHFVVLEGFGKGVVHLNDPAAGSTTVTDEEFNSSFTGVALAFEPGPGFQRGGRRHTMAGALVPRMRGTSAGLLFVVLTGLALVIPGLVVPTFSRVFVDSVIVRSLYGWVTPLLMLMAATALVQAFLVWLQEHYLLRLETKVALKTSGQFVWHVLRLPYSFFSQRFAGDLATRVAINDRVARLLSTEMATTMLDIFLIAFYAVLMVQYDVLLTAIGVGTAVLNLAALQYMSRRRVDLNQRLLQERSRLMGVSMGGLQSIETLKATGSESEFFSRWSGQMSKLLVSGQDMALTTYTLACIPVFLASLNTALILGVGGLRVIEGELSIGLLIAFQALALAFITPVNRMVGMGSALQEVKGSLMRLDDVLDSPPDPLVVVDAPRASGGTKLSGRVEIRNLTFGYNRREQPLVRGFSLTLEPGSRVALVGKSGSGKSTVGKLVSGLFEPWEGEILFDGRTRAEIPRGILTSSLAVVDQEVFLFEGTVRQNLALWDDTLSEVDLAQAARDACIHEIIAARPHGYASPMEEGGRNFSGGQRQRLEIARALAINPTLLVLDEATSALDATTEAQIDDNLRRRGCSCLIVAHRLSTIRDCDEIIVMHQGEIAQRGTHAQLAAVPGLYQDLIAQE
- a CDS encoding NHLP bacteriocin system secretion protein; protein product: MKKHLFRKASVERLSSPEQLDQIMHATHPRGWIALSGMAVLLACAVGWGFTGSVADKVEGRGILVRSGGVLEVVTPAPGRVTDISVDVGDSVTAGQVVGWLAQPELFEEIQVAKARLKVLHDEHQALVGFTRRDAGLEGESLRAQKAALDASIRAAEANLGPLQERIASQNRLVEQGLLTRATLLVTQQQLDAAREKIRVSRSELAQLQVKELEVENDAREAIRNSESKIRDTEAEVARLERDIRARTQVTTPYTGRILEIMTEPGKVVERGEPLLSLDLRGSDIKDLVAVLFVPSIYGKMVKPGMRINIAPSTVRKEEFGMMLGTVTFVSDFPATPMGIRRVLKNDKLVEELFGGASPYEVHADLMVDPSTPSNYRWTSSRGPASRIESGTLAAASITVTEQPPVALVLPQLRQWLER